From a single Lolium rigidum isolate FL_2022 chromosome 7, APGP_CSIRO_Lrig_0.1, whole genome shotgun sequence genomic region:
- the LOC124678693 gene encoding COBW domain-containing protein 1-like: MADDDDCPPLAVELPPQANFPRAPASSSNSVSAPVGVTVITGYLGAGKSTLVNYILSAQHGKRIAVILNEFGEEIGVERAMINEGQGGALVEEWVELANGCVCCTVKHSLVQALEQLVQTKERMDHILLETTGLADPAPLVSILWLDDQLESSIRLDSIITVIDAKNFRQQIDEHTNSSSFPEAFHQIAFADVVILNKIDLVKDDLEDLERKIHDVNALVTVVRSVRCQVDLNTIFDRQAYGVKNSSQLQELLEYSKSVPPNSRHDSSISTLCISEQDPVDLAKVESWLEDLLWEKKSNMDIYRCKGVLHIHNSNQLHTLQAVREVYEVVPAREWSDTQSRTNKIVFIGRDLDISILQDSFSRCKH; the protein is encoded by the exons ATGGCAGACGACGACGACTGCCCTCCCCTCGCCGTCGAGCTCCCGCCGCAGGCGAACTTTCCTCGGGCTCCCGCTTCCTCCTCCAATTCCGTCTCCGCACCGGTCGGCGTTACCGTCATCACCGGCTACCTCGGCGCCGGCAAGTCCACG TTAGTCAACTACATTTTGAGTGCGCAACATGGGAAGAGAATAGCAGTAATACTGAATGAGTTCGGAGAGGAAATCGGAGTAGAAAGAGCAATGATTAATGAGGGACAAGGTGGTGCCCTTGTCGAGGAGTGGGTGGAGCTAGCAAATGGATGCGTTTGTTGCACTGTAAAACACAGCCTGGTTCAAGCACTTGAGCAACTGGTACAGACTAAGGAGAG AATGGATCACATATTATTGGAGACAACTGGTTTGGCTGATCCTGCACCACTTGTATCCATTCTCTGGCTGGACGATCAGTTGGAGTCATCAATCAGACTAGACTCTATTATTACG GTTATTGATGCAAAGAACTTCAGGCAGCAAATTGACGAACACACAAACTCTTCATCATTTCCGGAAGCATTTCATCAAATTGCATTTGCg GATGTTGTGATTTTGAACAAAATTGATTTAGTAAAAGacgatctcgaggatttggaaagGAAAATTCATGATGTCAATGCTCTTGTTACAGTGGTGCGCTCTGTCCGATGCCAGGTTGACTTAAATACAATATTTGATCGACAGGCATATGGTGTAAAG AATTCATCGCAACTACAGGAGCTTCTGGAGTACAGTAAATCAGTACCACCAAATAGTCGTCATGATAGCAGTATTTCCACCCTGTGCATTTCTGAACAGGATCCAGTCGACTTGGCTAAG GTGGAATCATGGCTTGAAGATCTTCTTTGGGAGAAGAAGTCTAACATGGATATATATCGTTGCAAAGGGGTTTTACATATTCATAATTCGAATCAACTTCATACATTACAG GCAGTGAGGGAAGTCTATGAGGTTGTCCCGGCCCGAGAATGGTCTGATACGCAATCTCGCACGAACAAGATAGTTTTCATAG GACGTGATTTGGATATCAGTATTCTTCAAGATTCATTCAGTCGCTGCAAGCACTGA
- the LOC124676188 gene encoding pentatricopeptide repeat-containing protein At1g26460, mitochondrial, with product MAAAAAATSLLLRRHRRTPASLPLLLRAAICSTRPLPQHPELSPPASDPAPAPLPPNPTSGSPFYADNWRNPAASIPAPASSPNLPALINPAPLSENHLLAATLGAADLKERFAEWTAQQKWDDLRQVFEFWVRSLDAATGKPNRPDADLFNHYLRAGLMAGAAPHEMLDLADQMREFKITPNTASFNLVLKSMVKAREVEGGERLVERMLQTGIVPDDETYNLVVDLLIKGNRVDSAFKYLDIMLKSGYAISSPVYAEYVGVCVRSGRLDTLAYIIEKCKGTDKNKILCPQWAWCVDIAEAAFEANNSKLAMFGLEFLARWMARGERATPPDHLSVDEGLVLSALCAAGRTCSTDLLNAAWSILRKSLRQKRAPMPETYLAKIYAHSSIGQLQRAFGTLREFENAYGNSANIDTELFSPFTSLKPLVVACCKDGFTTLDTVYVQLENLSSADPPYKSVAALNCVILGCANIWDIERAYETFEAMKEKFGLTPDIHSYNALLHAFGKLKKTEEAVNVFQHLTSLDVKPNATTYSLLVDAHLVNRDPKAALAVIDEMVDAGFTPTKETVKKVRRRCSRESDFDSEEKLQAGCKQLNYRLGGEGRRELLFKIEYSAEY from the exons atggcagcggcggcggccgccacctcgctgctcctccgccgccaccgcaggACCCCGGcctccctccccctcctcctccgcgccgcgATCTGCTCCACCCGCCCACTCCCCCAACATCCCGAGCTCTCCCCGCCCGCATCCGACCCCGCCCCCGCCCCGCTCCCCCCGAACCCCACCTCCGGCAGCCCCTTCTACGCCGACAACTGGCGCAACCCCGCCGCCTCCATCCCCGCCCCCGCCTCCTCCCCCAACCTCCCCGCCCTCATCAACCCCGCCCCCCTCTCCGAGAACCACCTCCTGGCCGCCACCCTCGGCGCCGCCGACCTCAAGGAGCGGTTCGCCGAGTGGACGGCCCAGCAGAAGTGGGACGACCTGCGCCAGGTCTTCGAGTTCTGGGTCCGCTCCCTCGACGCCGCCACCGGCAAGCCCAACCGCCCCGACGCCGACCTCTTCAACCACTACCTCCGCGCCGGCCTCATGGCCGGGGCCGCGCCGCACGAGATGCTCGATCTGGCTGACCAGATGCGAGAGTTCAAGATCACGCCCAACACCGCGTCATTCAACCTCGTACTCAAGAGCATGGTCAAGGCTCGCGAGGTCGAAGGGGGCGAGAGGCTCGTCGAGCG GATGCTGCAAACAGGAATTGTACCAGATGATGAAACCTACAATCTGGTTGTAGATCTGCTTATTAAAGGCAACCGCGTTGACTCGGCTTTTAAATATTTGGATATTATGCTTAAATCAGGCTACGCGATATCTTCACCTGTTTACGCTGAGTATGTCGGTGTATGTGTAAGATCTGGGAGATTGGACACATTGGCATATATCATTGAGAAGTGCAAG GGAACAGATAAGAACAAAATCTTATGTCCACAATGGGCCTGGTGCGTTGACATTGCAGAAGCTGCTTTTGAAGCTAACAATAGCAAGCTAGCTATGTTTGGCTTGGAATTTCTTGCGAGATGGATGGCACGTGGTGAGCGTGCTACACCCCCTGATCACCTCTCAGTTGATGAAGGTTTAGTACTCTCAGCTTTATGTGCTGCTGGTAGAACCTGTAGCACTGACCTCTTGAATGCTGCTTGGTCAATATTACGCAAGTCGTTGCGCCAGAAAAGGGCACCCATGCCAGAGACTTATCTTGCAAAGATTTATGCTCATTCTTCAATTGGTCAACTTCAGCGAGCTTTTGGAACTCTTCGTGAATTTGAAAATGCCTATGGGAACTCTGCGAATATTGATACAGAGCTCTTCTCACCGTTCACTTCCTTGAAACCACTTGTTGTTGCTTGCTGCAAGGATGGTTTCACCACACTGGACACG GTTTATGTTCAATTGGAGAACCTTAGTTCTGCAGATCCACCTTACAAATCTGTTGCTGCTCTTAACTGTGTAATACTAGGCTGTGCAAACATTTGGGATATTGAGCGAGCATATGAAACTTTCGAGGCAATGAAGGAAAAGTTTGGACTTACTCCTGACATACATTCGTATAATGCCCTGTTGCATGCATTCGGAAAGCTGAAAAAG ACAGAGGAAGCGGTTAATGTATTCCAGCATTTAACAAGCCTTGATGTTAAGCCAAATGCAACGACATACTCTCTACTTGTCGACGCACATCTTGTCAACCGAGATCCAAAAGCTGCTCTTGCTGTTATTGACGAAATG GTCGATGCGGGCTTCACCCCTACAAAGGAGACAGTTAAGAAGGTCCGAAGACGCTGCTCCCGTGAATCAGACTTTGATAGTGAGGAGAAACTGCAAGCCGGGTGTAAACAGTTGAATTACCGACTGGGTGGTGAGGGCCGTAGGGAGTTGCTCTTTAAGATTGAATACAGTGCTGAGTACTGA
- the LOC124674910 gene encoding T-complex protein 1 subunit beta-like, whose amino-acid sequence MERVLKDDAVQEKGERARMSSFVGGMAIADLAKSTLGPKGMDKILQSTGRGRSVTVTNDGATILKSLHIDNPAAKVLVDMSKVQDDEVGDGTTSVVVLAGELLRQAEKLDNMKIHPMTIIAGYRMAAECARNALLQRTMDNKENTDKFRSDLMNIAMTTLSSKILSQDKEYFAELAVDAVLRLKGSTNLESIQILKKPGGSLKDSFLGQGFILDKKIGLGQPKRIENANILVANTAMDTDKVKIYGARVRVDSMAKVADIEAAEKQKMREKVQNIIGHGINCFVNRQLIYNFPEELFADAGILAVEHADFEGIERLALVTGGDIASTFDNPESVKLGHCKVIEEIMIGEDRLIHFSGVAMGQACTIVLRGASEHVLDEAERSLHDALCVLSQTVNDTRVLFGGGWPEMVMAKEVDELARKTPGKKYHAIDAFSRALQAIPTIIADNAGLDSAELISQLRAEHHKENSTAGIDVITGGLGDMQKRGICEAFKVKQAIILSATEAAEMILRVDEIITCAPHRREDRM is encoded by the exons ATGGAGAGGGTGCTCAAGGATGATGCTGTCCAGGAGAAGGGCGAGCGCGCCAGGATG TCATCTTTTGTAGGTGGCATGGCAATCGCGGACTTAGCCAAGTCCACATTGGGACCAAAAGGAATG GACAAGATCCTTCAATCGACTGGCAGAGGACGGAGTGTCACTGTTACAAATGATGGGGCTACCATTTTGAAGTCGCTTCATATCGATAACCCTGCTGCAAAGGTCCTTGTTG ACATGTCAAAAGTTCAAGATGACGAAGTTGGTGATGGAACAACTTCTGTTGTTGTTTTGGCTGGAGAACTCTTGAGGCAGGCTGAAAAGTTGGATAACATGAAAATTCATCCGATGACTATTATTGCAG GTTACAGAATGGCTGCTGAGTGTGCCAGAAATGCTCTGCTACAGAGGACCATGGACAACAAAGAAAATACAG ATAAGTTCAGATCAGATCTCATGAACATTGCTATGACTACACTTAGTTCAAAAATTCTCTCCCAGGACAAGGAGTACTTTGCTGAACTTGCAGTTGATGCTGTCCTAAGACTTAAG GGTAGCACCAACTTGGAATCAATCCAAATTCTGAAGAAACCTGGAGGATCTCTTAAGGATTCCTTTTTGGGCCAAGG GTTCATTCTTGATAAGAAGATTggccttggtcaaccaaagcgaaTTGAAAACGCTAATATTTTGGTTGCAAACACTGCTATGGACACAGATAAAGTTAAGATTTATGGGGCGCGTGTTCGGGTGGATTCAATGGCTAAGGTTGCAGATATCGAAGCTGCTGAAAAGCAGAAGATGAGAGAGAAAGTTCAAAACATCATTGGTCACGGCATCAACTGCTTTGTCAACAGACAATTAATCTACAACTTTCCTGAAGAACTTTTTGCTGATGCTGGCATACTTGCAGTCGAGCATGCTGACTTTGAGGGCATTGAACGGCTAGCTCTTGTCACTGGTGGTGACATTGCATCAACTTTTGACAACCCAGAGTCTGTTAAGCTTGGGCACTGCAAGGTCATTGAAGAGATTATGATAGGGGAAGACAGGCTGATTCATTTTTCAGGGGTTGCTATGGGGCAAGCTTGCACCATTGTCCTGCGAGGAGCAAG tgagcatgtgcttgatgaagcTGAGAGGTCGTTGCATGATGCCTTGTGTGTGCTTTCTCAGACAGTAAATGACACCCGTGTCTTATTTGGTGGTGGATGGCCTGAGATGGTGATGGCCAAAGAGGTGGACGAACTTGCAAGGAAGACCCCTGGGaaaaaatatcatgcaattgatgcTTTTTCGCGTGCCTTGCAAGCCATCCCAACAATCATAGCTGACAATGCTGGTCTGGATAGTGCCGAGCTGATCTCTCAGCTTCGAGCTGAGCACCACAAAGAGAACAGCACTGCTGGGATCGATGTCATCACTGGCGGA CTTGGAGACATGCAAAAGCGGGGAATATGTGAGGCGTTCAAGGTGAAGCAAGCCATCATTCTGTCTGCAACCGAGGCAGCGGAGATGATCCTCAGGGTTGACGAGATCATAACCTGCGCCCCACACAGGAGAGAGGATAGAATGTGA